A DNA window from Zonotrichia albicollis isolate bZonAlb1 chromosome 2, bZonAlb1.hap1, whole genome shotgun sequence contains the following coding sequences:
- the LOC113459943 gene encoding uncharacterized protein LOC113459943 has translation MPRRSGVRRRVAPGGFHRSPPHPPGPGPLPARHPGSKGETPGVSAARRPAGLPPERERAGDAGEAPPQAGGHLAARRGAPLRGGRSIALGRITGTRGSGGGRATRRGEYIQGEGNTSSPQTSCRMSRLGAGWRRDPRSSDYPARTFDASHTDTHSRRRRRRSEARAPPQSAAPRRGGTAGARTSPRDAVAAHTPPLRPHSHFRGHVRGEEENQKICIQYGRGLRKEEKTVSE, from the exons atgCCCCGGAGGAGCGGGGTCCGCCGGCGAGTTGCACCGGGGGGGTTTCACCGGTCCCCTCCGCACCCTCCGGGCCCGGGGCCGCTCCCCGCTCGCCATCCCGGGAGCAAAGGAGAAACTCCCGGTGTGAGCGCGGCTCGGCGGCCGGCTGGGCTCCCTCCGGAGCGGGAgagggctggggatgctggggaggcTCCCCCGCAGGCGGGCGGTCACCTCGCAGCGCGTCGCGGGGCTCCCCTGCGCGGCGGCCGCTCCATCGCGCTCGGCCGGATAACGGGAACGAgggggagcggcggcgggcgggcgacACGGAGAGGGGAATACATCCAGGGAGAGGGGAATACATCCAGCCCGCAAACTAGCTGCAGGATGAGCCGCCTAGGAGCAGGATGGCGAAGGGATCCGCGCTCATCCGATTACCCTGCGCGCACATTCGATGCCTCGCACACAGACACGCActcccggcggcggcggcggcgcagcGAGGCGCGGGCACCCCCCCAAtccgccgccccccgccgggGGGGCACGGCTGGAGCCCGCACGTCTCCCCGGGATGCTGTGGCAGCGCACACGCCGCCGCTGCGGCCGCACTCGCACTTTCGGGGGCACGTTCGCGGCGAGGAG gaaaaccagaaaatatgTATTCAATATGGCAGAGGTctgagaaaagaggaaaagacagTCTCTGAGTAA